One segment of Rhodopirellula baltica SH 1 DNA contains the following:
- a CDS encoding GxxExxY protein, giving the protein MFKQEGYDLMGAAFEVYNQLGYGMAEEIYQSALEVELGLRGISFVAQTELRVYFKGHLLTPKYRPDLLAFGGIVVELKALKELCPDHEAQLFNYMRIARKRVGYLINFGKKGDLEWKRFVIDDLQTQRSH; this is encoded by the coding sequence ATGTTCAAGCAAGAAGGCTACGACCTGATGGGGGCCGCATTCGAGGTCTACAACCAACTTGGCTATGGAATGGCAGAGGAAATCTATCAGTCCGCTTTGGAGGTGGAGCTCGGATTGAGGGGGATCTCATTTGTTGCTCAAACTGAACTGCGTGTGTATTTCAAGGGACACCTTCTTACTCCGAAGTACCGCCCAGACTTGCTGGCTTTCGGAGGAATCGTGGTCGAGCTGAAGGCTTTGAAAGAACTTTGCCCTGATCATGAAGCTCAGTTATTCAACTACATGCGAATCGCCCGGAAACGAGTTGGTTACCTCATCAACTTTGGAAAGAAGGGTGACTTGGAATGGAAGCGATTCGTGATCGATGATTTGCAAACCCAACGAAGTCATTGA